The following proteins are co-located in the Larus michahellis chromosome 9, bLarMic1.1, whole genome shotgun sequence genome:
- the RPP25 gene encoding ribonuclease P protein subunit p25 isoform X2, with translation MAAEGGGAKPVAQSRMENFRKVRTSEEESPLPFPDLPPDVVEMKVKEGSKIRNLMNFAMAQMELKGSRQIIFSGCGRAVTKTITCVEIMKRKLGGLHQVTKVRYKTLLEVWENQDPLPGGPAQNLTVHKNVPSICILLSRDPLDPNQTGYQPPEPRHGLGLQLGNAGEDTSSSSTKGLKRPLPPPGEELLTKKLQSGTLQLSV, from the exons ATGGCTGCTGAAGGAGGGGGAGCCAAGCCCGTTGCCCAGTCCAGGATGGAGAACTTCCGAAAGGTGAGGACCTCGGAGGAGGAAAGCCCCTTGCCCTTCCCCGACCTGCCCCCGGACGTGGTGGAGATGAAAGTGAAGGAGGGCAGCAAGATCAGGAACCTGATGAACTTCGCCATGGCCCAGATGGAGCTGAAGGGAAGCCGGCAGATCATCTTCAGCGGTTGTGGCAGGGCGGTCACCAAGACCATCACCTGTGTGGAGATCATGAAGCGGAAGCTGGGAGGTCTTCACCAGGTCACCAAGGTACGCTACAAAACCTTGCTGGAGGTCTGGGAGAACCAGGACCCGCTGCCCGGTGGCCCGGCACAGAACCTGACCGTCCACAAGAACGTCCCCTCCATCTGCATCCTCCTCTCCCGAGACCCCCTGGACCCCAACCAGACGGGCTACCAGCCCCCAGAGCCCCGGCacgggctggggctgcagcttgGCAATGCAGGAGAAGACACATCCAGCTCCTCCACCAAGGGGTTGAAGCGGCCCCTGCCACCTCCCGGCGAGGAGCTGCTGACCAAGAAGTTGCAG TCTGGGACTCTTCAGCTGTCCGTGTAA
- the RPP25 gene encoding ribonuclease P protein subunit p25 isoform X1 codes for MAAEGGGAKPVAQSRMENFRKVRTSEEESPLPFPDLPPDVVEMKVKEGSKIRNLMNFAMAQMELKGSRQIIFSGCGRAVTKTITCVEIMKRKLGGLHQVTKVRYKTLLEVWENQDPLPGGPAQNLTVHKNVPSICILLSRDPLDPNQTGYQPPEPRHGLGLQLGNAGEDTSSSSTKGLKRPLPPPGEELLTKKLQVQVSDSPRGSGTTDCQPDGRH; via the coding sequence ATGGCTGCTGAAGGAGGGGGAGCCAAGCCCGTTGCCCAGTCCAGGATGGAGAACTTCCGAAAGGTGAGGACCTCGGAGGAGGAAAGCCCCTTGCCCTTCCCCGACCTGCCCCCGGACGTGGTGGAGATGAAAGTGAAGGAGGGCAGCAAGATCAGGAACCTGATGAACTTCGCCATGGCCCAGATGGAGCTGAAGGGAAGCCGGCAGATCATCTTCAGCGGTTGTGGCAGGGCGGTCACCAAGACCATCACCTGTGTGGAGATCATGAAGCGGAAGCTGGGAGGTCTTCACCAGGTCACCAAGGTACGCTACAAAACCTTGCTGGAGGTCTGGGAGAACCAGGACCCGCTGCCCGGTGGCCCGGCACAGAACCTGACCGTCCACAAGAACGTCCCCTCCATCTGCATCCTCCTCTCCCGAGACCCCCTGGACCCCAACCAGACGGGCTACCAGCCCCCAGAGCCCCGGCacgggctggggctgcagcttgGCAATGCAGGAGAAGACACATCCAGCTCCTCCACCAAGGGGTTGAAGCGGCCCCTGCCACCTCCCGGCGAGGAGCTGCTGACCAAGAAGTTGCAGGTACAGGTATCCGACAGCCCGAGGGGCTCGGGGACCACCGACTGCCAGCCGGATGGCCGCCACTGA
- the SCAMP5 gene encoding secretory carrier-associated membrane protein 5: MAEKANNFPPLPKFIPLKPCFYQDFDAEIPPQHRTMAKRLYYLWMLNSITLAVNLVGCLAWLIGGGGAVNFGLAILWLILFTPCSYVCWFRPIYKAFKTDSSFSFMAFFFTFMAQLVISIIQAVGIPGWGVCGWIAAISFFGTNVGSAVVMLIPTVLFTGMAVFSFIALTMVHKFYRGSGGSFSKAQEEWTTGAWKNPHVQQAAQNAAMGAAQGAMMQHETQYSATPNYTYSNEM, translated from the exons ATGGCAG aaaaagcaaacaacttccctcccctgcccaagTTCATCCCCTTGAAACCATGTTTCTACCAGGACTTCGATGCGGAGATCCCGCCGCAGCACCGGACCATGGCCAAGCGGCTTTACTACCTCTGGATGT tgaACAGCATCACCTTGGCGGTGAATCTCGTTGGCTGCCTCGCATGGCTGATTGGAGGCGGCGGAGCTGTTAATTTTGGACTGGCAATTCTCTGGCTCATTCTCTTTACGCCCTGCTCCTATGTCTGCTGGTTTAGACCTATTTACAAAGCTTTCAA GACAGACAGTTCCTTCAGCTTCATGGCCTTCTTCTTCACCTTCATGGCCCAGCTGGTGATCAGCATTATCCAGGCGGTGGGAATCCCTGGCTGGGGCGTCTG CGGCTGGATTGCAGCAATTTCCTTCTTCGGGACCAATGTGGGGTCCGCCGTGGTGATGCTGATCCCCACCGTCCTGTTCACGGGGATGGCGGTCTTCTCCTTCATTGCTCTCACTATG GTGCATAAGTTCTACCGGGGGAGTGGAGGGAGCTTCAGCAAAGCCCAGGAGGAGTGGACCACGGGGGCCTGGAAGAACCCCCATGTGCAGCAGGCAGCACAGAACGCGGCCATGGGGGCGGCGCAGGGGGCCATGATGCAGCACGAGACGCAGTACTCGGCCACCCCCAACTACACCTACTCCAACGAGATGTGA